In Streptomyces sp. NBC_01426, one genomic interval encodes:
- a CDS encoding acyltransferase family protein, which translates to MSDSALREAARTLVRPARAPEAHPSGAPAQAGRLAAIDALRLLAAVAVAAYHYVGTPTPRFWGERYDLPQAAPLLHAVSGYGWLGVEAFFLISGFVICMSCWGRAPAQFAVSRIARLFPLYWAVVLLVVVMGTVTVLLGQRSGAPTDLRTTLGNLTMIPGPLGVDFTAGVAWTLWVEARFYLLMGALLLFGLTYRRVVAFGLLWLVLASIGRELHSPVLDELLLSQYAGLFVAGIACYLMHRFGPNLLLWLLTGFAWCYTLTVLDDRVASHPTSNWGACAAVLTGFLVLLALASLSRLRHLKWRSLVYAGALTYPFYLVHQSIGIPVARGVLKAAPALGLLPSVAAGLLFSLLLAAVLNSQVDRRLGPLLRRRLTAALDPGPRPMPLPSDHRVVG; encoded by the coding sequence ATGTCCGACTCCGCACTCCGCGAAGCCGCCCGCACTCTCGTCCGGCCCGCCCGGGCCCCGGAAGCGCACCCTTCGGGTGCGCCGGCCCAGGCCGGGCGGTTGGCGGCGATCGATGCGCTGCGGCTGCTCGCGGCGGTCGCGGTGGCGGCCTACCACTACGTCGGCACCCCGACCCCCCGCTTCTGGGGCGAGCGGTACGACCTGCCGCAGGCGGCACCCCTGCTGCACGCGGTCAGCGGCTACGGCTGGCTCGGCGTCGAGGCGTTCTTCCTGATCAGCGGCTTCGTCATCTGCATGAGCTGCTGGGGCCGCGCACCCGCGCAGTTCGCCGTCTCCCGCATCGCCCGGCTCTTCCCCCTGTACTGGGCGGTGGTCCTGCTCGTCGTCGTGATGGGCACCGTCACCGTGTTGCTCGGACAGCGCTCGGGAGCACCCACCGACCTGCGCACCACCCTCGGCAACCTGACGATGATCCCGGGCCCGTTGGGCGTGGACTTCACCGCGGGCGTCGCCTGGACCCTGTGGGTGGAGGCCCGCTTCTACCTGCTCATGGGCGCCCTCCTGCTGTTCGGCCTGACCTACCGGCGCGTGGTGGCTTTCGGGCTCCTCTGGCTGGTGCTCGCGTCCATCGGCCGCGAGCTGCACTCCCCCGTCCTCGACGAGTTGCTGCTGAGTCAGTACGCCGGGCTGTTCGTGGCCGGCATCGCCTGTTACCTGATGCACCGCTTCGGCCCCAACCTGCTGCTGTGGCTGCTGACCGGCTTCGCCTGGTGCTACACGCTGACCGTCCTCGACGACCGGGTCGCCAGCCACCCCACCTCCAACTGGGGGGCCTGCGCGGCCGTGCTCACGGGCTTCCTCGTGCTCCTCGCCCTGGCTTCCCTCAGTCGGCTGCGCCACCTGAAATGGCGCAGCCTCGTCTACGCGGGCGCACTGACCTACCCCTTCTACCTGGTCCACCAGAGCATCGGCATACCCGTCGCCCGCGGCGTCCTCAAGGCCGCCCCGGCCCTCGGGCTGCTCCCCTCCGTCGCCGCCGGACTCCTCTTCTCCCTGCTGCTGGCCGCCGTACTGAACAGCCAGGTCGACCGCAGGCTCGGCCCGCTGCTGCGACGCCGCCTCACCGCGGCCCTCGACCCGGGCCCACGGCCCATGCCGCTTCCTTCGGATCATCGGGTCGTTGGTTGA
- a CDS encoding alpha/beta fold hydrolase translates to MPDDAMAPNPSCDQNPVPGLPLYDLAGFTHRWVDAEGIRLHAVEGGRPAGPTVVLLAGFPQTWWAWRRVMPGLAERFHVIAIDLPGQGHSDRPEGGYDTHTVASRVQAALTALNVPKYWLVAHDIGAWVAFSLALKYEERLHGVALLDAGIPGITLPDSVPTDPDRAWKTWHFAFHLVPELPETLLTGRERDYVGWFLKVKALAPTTFDGAEIDHYAASIAAEGGLSASLAYYRDAAESARKNHDALERGNLTVPILGISSSHGSIPDMAASVSPWAENVTGVVIPQAGHFIPDEQPDATVDALTAFIDHERVEEFATSWSGR, encoded by the coding sequence ATGCCCGACGACGCCATGGCCCCGAACCCCTCCTGCGACCAGAACCCGGTCCCCGGGTTGCCGCTGTACGACCTTGCGGGTTTCACTCACCGCTGGGTCGACGCCGAAGGAATCCGACTTCATGCCGTGGAAGGCGGCCGACCGGCCGGTCCCACCGTCGTCCTGCTCGCCGGATTCCCGCAGACCTGGTGGGCTTGGCGAAGGGTGATGCCAGGTCTTGCCGAGCGATTCCACGTGATCGCGATCGACCTGCCAGGGCAGGGCCACTCCGACCGCCCTGAAGGGGGCTACGACACCCACACCGTCGCTTCGCGTGTCCAGGCCGCGCTGACCGCGCTCAACGTGCCGAAGTACTGGCTCGTCGCCCACGACATCGGGGCCTGGGTTGCCTTCTCGCTGGCCCTGAAGTACGAAGAGCGCCTGCACGGTGTTGCTCTGCTTGACGCCGGCATTCCGGGAATCACCCTCCCGGACTCCGTTCCGACGGACCCCGACCGGGCCTGGAAGACCTGGCACTTCGCCTTCCACTTGGTGCCCGAACTGCCCGAGACTCTGCTCACCGGCCGCGAGCGTGACTACGTCGGCTGGTTCCTGAAGGTCAAAGCTCTGGCCCCGACCACCTTCGACGGCGCCGAGATCGACCATTACGCCGCCTCCATCGCGGCCGAGGGAGGGCTTTCAGCGTCTCTCGCCTACTACCGCGACGCCGCGGAATCAGCGCGTAAGAATCATGACGCTCTCGAACGGGGGAACTTGACCGTCCCGATCCTGGGCATCTCCAGCTCCCATGGCTCGATCCCCGACATGGCCGCCTCCGTCAGTCCGTGGGCAGAGAACGTGACCGGCGTCGTCATCCCACAAGCCGGACACTTCATTCCCGACGAGCAGCCGGACGCAACCGTGGACGCGTTGACCGCGTTCATCGATCACGAGCGTGTCGAGGAGTTCGCTACGAGCTGGTCAGGCCGGTGA
- a CDS encoding CatB-related O-acetyltransferase has product MAPVPADPTVLHPMPEHPRVVLLAQLVTSPLIEVGDFTYYDDPDDPTAFETRNVLYHYGPERLVIGKYCALGTGTRFIMNGANHRMDGPSTFPFPTMGGSWAEHFDLITDLPGRGDTVVGNDVWFGHGATVMPGVRIGHGAIIAAGAVVTGDVPDYGIAGGNPARLIRTRYDPENIARLLAVAWWDWPVQHITRHVRTIMSGTVADLEEAAIRIEQP; this is encoded by the coding sequence ATGGCGCCCGTTCCCGCCGACCCCACCGTGCTCCACCCGATGCCCGAGCACCCGCGCGTGGTTCTGCTCGCGCAGCTGGTGACGTCGCCGCTGATTGAGGTCGGTGACTTCACCTACTACGACGATCCGGACGACCCGACCGCGTTCGAGACGCGCAACGTCCTGTACCACTACGGTCCCGAGCGGCTTGTCATCGGCAAGTACTGCGCGCTGGGGACGGGCACCCGGTTCATCATGAACGGCGCCAACCACCGCATGGACGGTCCGTCCACCTTCCCGTTCCCCACCATGGGGGGCTCCTGGGCGGAGCACTTCGACCTGATCACCGACCTGCCCGGCCGGGGCGACACGGTCGTCGGCAACGACGTGTGGTTCGGCCACGGCGCCACGGTCATGCCCGGTGTACGCATCGGTCACGGCGCGATCATCGCCGCCGGCGCCGTGGTCACGGGCGACGTCCCCGACTACGGCATCGCCGGCGGCAACCCTGCCCGGCTCATCCGTACCCGCTACGACCCCGAGAACATCGCCCGGCTCCTCGCCGTGGCGTGGTGGGACTGGCCCGTGCAGCACATCACCCGGCATGTACGGACGATCATGTCGGGGACCGTCGCCGATCTGGAGGAGGCCGCCATCCGGATCGAACAGCCCTGA
- a CDS encoding fatty acid desaturase family protein, giving the protein MTAIDPTAHLTAEQIEELGRELDAIRDEVIADRGEKDAAYIRKVISAQRKLELVSRGVLLFSIFPPAWLLGTAGLSVAKIMDNMEIGHNILHGQWDWMRDPKIHSTTWEWDHVSPSEQWKHSHNELHHTYTNVIGKDNDLGYGIMRVDEDQKWHPFHLGQPLWNFINACFFEYGIAAYDLELAKNLHKRRRKNPEFRARAKAVGRKIRKQVLKDYVIHPLLSGPSFLTTLAATFTANLVRNIWTHSVIMCGHFPEGVQVFERRSINGETRGQWYLRQMMGSANISGSRAMHFMTGNLSHQIEHHLFPDLPSNRYAEVAVKVRALFEKYELEYVTGPLPKQVFSAWHKVFRLSLPNKKPKVKTPDREQELVAV; this is encoded by the coding sequence TTGACCGCCATTGACCCCACCGCCCACCTGACCGCGGAGCAGATCGAGGAGCTCGGCCGCGAGCTGGACGCGATCCGCGACGAGGTGATCGCCGACCGCGGCGAGAAGGACGCGGCCTACATCCGTAAGGTCATCTCGGCGCAGCGCAAGCTCGAACTGGTCAGCAGGGGCGTGCTGCTGTTCTCGATCTTCCCGCCCGCGTGGCTGCTCGGCACCGCCGGCCTGTCCGTGGCGAAGATCATGGACAACATGGAGATCGGTCACAACATCCTGCACGGCCAGTGGGACTGGATGCGAGACCCCAAGATCCACTCCACCACCTGGGAGTGGGACCACGTCTCACCGTCCGAGCAGTGGAAGCACTCGCACAACGAGCTGCACCACACGTACACCAACGTGATCGGCAAGGACAACGACCTCGGCTACGGCATCATGCGCGTCGACGAGGACCAGAAGTGGCACCCGTTCCACCTCGGCCAGCCGCTGTGGAACTTCATCAACGCCTGCTTCTTCGAGTACGGCATCGCAGCGTACGACCTGGAGCTCGCCAAGAACCTGCACAAGCGCCGCCGCAAGAACCCGGAGTTCCGCGCGCGAGCCAAGGCCGTGGGCCGCAAGATCCGCAAGCAGGTGCTCAAGGACTACGTGATCCACCCGCTGCTGTCGGGCCCGTCGTTCCTCACCACGCTCGCCGCCACGTTCACCGCGAACCTGGTCCGCAACATCTGGACCCACTCGGTGATCATGTGCGGGCACTTCCCCGAGGGCGTACAGGTCTTCGAGCGCCGGTCGATCAACGGCGAGACACGCGGCCAGTGGTACCTGCGCCAGATGATGGGCTCGGCGAACATCAGCGGCAGCAGGGCCATGCACTTCATGACCGGCAACCTGTCGCACCAGATCGAGCACCACCTGTTCCCGGACCTGCCGAGCAACCGGTACGCCGAGGTCGCGGTGAAGGTGCGCGCGCTGTTCGAGAAGTACGAGCTGGAGTACGTCACCGGGCCGCTCCCCAAGCAGGTGTTCTCCGCGTGGCACAAGGTCTTCCGACTCTCGCTGCCGAACAAGAAGCCCAAGGTCAAAACGCCGGACCGCGAGCAGGAGCTCGTCGCGGTCTGA
- a CDS encoding PadR family transcriptional regulator: MTDRAMQEPTLLLLTALADEPRHGYAIAREVETISNGRVKMRTGTLYGALERLLQQGLIEVHSEEVVDSRLRRTYTLTTSGRATLAAEAQRIAATAREATRRLSVTGQGTTGKVATG; the protein is encoded by the coding sequence ATGACTGACCGTGCCATGCAAGAGCCGACCCTGCTTCTCCTCACCGCGCTCGCGGATGAGCCGCGCCACGGCTACGCGATCGCGCGCGAGGTGGAGACGATCTCGAACGGCCGGGTGAAGATGCGGACCGGGACGCTGTACGGCGCGCTGGAGCGCCTGCTCCAGCAGGGGCTGATCGAGGTCCACAGCGAGGAGGTCGTCGACAGCCGACTGCGGCGCACCTACACCCTGACCACCTCCGGCCGCGCGACCCTGGCCGCCGAAGCCCAGCGGATCGCGGCCACCGCCCGCGAGGCCACCCGGCGCCTGAGCGTCACCGGCCAGGGCACCACCGGCAAGGTGGCCACCGGGTGA
- a CDS encoding PP2C family protein-serine/threonine phosphatase — MTLAGTLEAAEAAAPVESLDVVARMLKEHLGAASVSFLITDFTGRSVVRLGAAGSVETGEPARRIPLRGTLYDDVIRSQRPRVEDRGGNQPVRVVAPVTNRGDALGLLELFLPAAPGPRVMREIGETAHALAYIVIANRSHTDVYQWGRRTEPLSLAAEIQHRLLPASLACEAAQFAVAGALEPADHVGGDTFDYVLDRDTVQLSVTDAMGHDVDAALLATLMVGALRRARRAGADLAEQAHQADQAMHDHGRAGYVTGQLLRISLLDGRAEFVNAGHPWPLRMRDGRVQEIVPKVDPPFGLSLQASRDNIYRVQSLDLRPGDRLVMLTDGMLERNAESLDLSDLIIRTRALHPREAARTLIGAIVDAVDGRLDDDATVMCLDWHGVGNSRRDAATGADLTDASRPSKDATAHCRVIPLG, encoded by the coding sequence ATGACCTTGGCGGGAACCTTGGAGGCGGCGGAAGCCGCGGCGCCCGTGGAATCGCTCGACGTGGTCGCGCGCATGCTCAAAGAGCACCTCGGAGCCGCTTCGGTGTCTTTCCTGATCACCGACTTCACCGGCCGTTCGGTCGTACGACTCGGCGCCGCGGGCAGCGTTGAGACCGGTGAGCCGGCCCGGCGCATCCCGCTGCGGGGCACCCTGTACGACGACGTGATCCGCAGCCAGCGGCCGAGGGTCGAGGACAGGGGCGGGAATCAGCCGGTGCGGGTCGTCGCCCCGGTGACCAACCGCGGGGACGCCCTCGGCCTCCTCGAACTGTTCCTCCCCGCGGCACCGGGTCCGCGGGTGATGCGGGAGATCGGCGAGACCGCGCACGCGTTGGCGTACATCGTCATCGCGAACCGGTCCCACACCGATGTGTACCAGTGGGGCCGCCGTACCGAGCCGCTGAGCCTGGCCGCGGAGATCCAGCACCGGCTGCTCCCCGCGTCGCTGGCGTGCGAGGCGGCACAGTTCGCGGTCGCGGGGGCGTTGGAACCCGCCGACCACGTGGGGGGCGACACCTTCGACTATGTGCTCGACCGGGACACGGTCCAGCTCTCCGTGACCGACGCCATGGGTCACGACGTCGACGCCGCACTGCTGGCCACCCTCATGGTCGGTGCCCTGCGGCGGGCACGGCGGGCGGGAGCCGACCTCGCGGAACAGGCCCACCAGGCCGACCAGGCCATGCACGATCACGGCCGCGCGGGCTACGTCACCGGCCAACTGCTGCGCATCAGCCTGCTCGACGGCCGGGCGGAGTTCGTCAACGCCGGGCACCCCTGGCCACTGCGCATGCGCGACGGGCGAGTACAGGAGATCGTTCCCAAGGTTGATCCGCCGTTCGGCCTCAGTCTCCAGGCCTCGCGGGACAACATCTACCGGGTGCAGTCGCTGGACCTGCGGCCGGGTGACCGGCTGGTGATGCTGACGGACGGCATGCTGGAGCGCAACGCCGAGAGCCTCGATCTGTCGGACCTGATCATTCGCACCCGCGCGCTGCATCCTCGTGAAGCCGCCCGCACCCTCATCGGGGCGATCGTCGATGCCGTCGATGGTCGTCTGGACGATGACGCGACCGTCATGTGCCTGGACTGGCACGGCGTCGGCAACTCCCGGCGTGACGCCGCCACCGGCGCAGACCTCACCGACGCCTCACGACCGTCCAAGGACGCGACGGCCCACTGCCGGGTCATTCCCCTGGGGTGA
- a CDS encoding MerR family transcriptional regulator, translating into MTAATPTGPLGGHLDDDDYPAYTMGRAAEMLGTTQGFLRAIGDARLITPLRSAGGHRRYSRYQLRIAARARELVDQGTPIEAACRIVILEDQLEEAQRLNAEYRNAAAATDPPSAD; encoded by the coding sequence ATGACAGCAGCGACTCCGACCGGCCCCCTGGGCGGTCACCTGGACGACGATGACTACCCCGCCTACACGATGGGTCGGGCGGCCGAGATGCTCGGCACCACCCAAGGCTTCCTCCGCGCCATCGGCGACGCCCGCCTCATCACACCGCTGCGCTCCGCGGGTGGGCACCGCCGCTACTCCCGCTACCAACTGCGCATCGCGGCCCGCGCCCGGGAGCTCGTCGACCAGGGAACCCCGATCGAGGCTGCCTGCCGCATCGTCATCCTCGAAGACCAGCTGGAAGAAGCGCAGCGCCTCAACGCCGAATACCGCAACGCCGCCGCGGCGACGGATCCGCCGTCCGCGGACTGA
- a CDS encoding PucR family transcriptional regulator produces the protein MSHAIRRAGELALDETTVTALRAALKTTADEVVQAIIDEVPPYANALSGRMGATIRRAVRTALGHYLDLASGNATGGDAGDAAYELGRGEVRDGRSMDALLSAYRVGARVAWRCLAAGAVPVGLPAADVAKFAELTFAYIDELSAASAAGHADELAARGRAHELHLEHLARDLLAGASPDVLLASVQRAGWQPPVSLTAVLLPTAQARPAYRALDPSTLVLDDLPDGTGVLFVPDADRSHLLRQLTDRNAVVGPARPWTRASASYARALRARSLSSDIRDTEDHLPELVLSADADAFADLRARALAPLRTLPVATARRLEETLRAWLLHQGRRDEVAAALFVHPQTVRYRMSQLRGLFPDLASPHRVLELTLAVGLRAG, from the coding sequence GTGAGCCATGCAATCCGAAGGGCCGGCGAACTGGCCCTGGATGAGACGACGGTCACCGCACTTCGGGCCGCGCTGAAGACCACCGCCGACGAGGTCGTCCAGGCGATCATCGACGAGGTCCCTCCCTACGCCAACGCCCTTTCGGGCCGCATGGGCGCCACCATCCGCCGAGCCGTCCGTACCGCCCTCGGGCACTACCTGGACCTCGCGAGCGGGAACGCCACAGGCGGCGACGCCGGTGACGCAGCCTACGAGCTGGGCCGCGGCGAGGTGCGCGACGGCCGTTCGATGGACGCCCTGCTCAGCGCCTACCGCGTCGGCGCCCGCGTGGCCTGGCGATGCCTGGCAGCGGGAGCCGTACCGGTAGGTCTGCCCGCCGCCGACGTCGCCAAGTTCGCCGAGCTGACCTTCGCCTACATCGACGAGCTCTCTGCCGCGAGCGCCGCGGGCCACGCCGACGAACTGGCCGCCCGGGGCAGGGCCCACGAGCTCCACCTGGAACACCTGGCCCGCGATCTCCTCGCCGGCGCGAGCCCGGACGTGCTGCTGGCCTCTGTTCAACGTGCGGGGTGGCAGCCGCCGGTTTCGCTGACCGCGGTCCTGCTGCCCACCGCCCAGGCCCGGCCTGCCTACCGCGCGCTCGACCCGAGCACCCTCGTCCTCGACGACCTGCCGGACGGCACCGGTGTGCTGTTCGTCCCCGATGCCGACCGATCACATCTCTTGCGGCAGCTGACCGACCGCAACGCCGTGGTCGGCCCGGCCCGGCCATGGACGCGTGCTTCCGCCTCGTACGCACGAGCCCTACGCGCGCGCTCCCTCTCCTCCGATATTCGCGACACCGAGGACCACCTGCCCGAGCTGGTGCTGAGCGCCGACGCGGACGCGTTCGCAGACCTGCGTGCCCGAGCCCTCGCACCGTTGCGGACCTTGCCTGTCGCGACGGCACGGCGGCTGGAGGAGACGTTGCGGGCGTGGCTGCTGCACCAGGGCAGGCGGGACGAGGTGGCAGCGGCGTTGTTCGTCCATCCCCAGACGGTCCGATACCGGATGTCGCAGCTGCGGGGCCTCTTTCCGGATCTCGCATCGCCACACCGGGTCCTCGAACTGACGCTGGCGGTCGGTCTCCGGGCCGGCTGA
- a CDS encoding ferredoxin reductase, with amino-acid sequence MTSAALRSRAWKLLEMVTTPLLPSDYLDLVSPLRAGADLRGRIEAVHPETADAATIVIRPGRGWRGHTAGQYVRLGVDVDGVRLWRAYSITSPTNRQDGRVTITVKAIPDGRVSNHLVRRAKPGTLVQLDQPTGDFVLPQAKPAKVLYLTAGSGITPVMGMLRDIEFDDVVMVHCAPQPQDVIFRKELHDLVADKKLRLTEVHTDTDGMLDIARLDELVPDWAERETWACGPAGLLDAAEEHWSEHGVRERLHTERFRPGIVVAGDGGEVTFSATGKTVDADGTTPLLDIGEEAGVLMPSGCRMGICFGCVTPLKAGAVRDLRTGEITEAEPGVLIQTCVSAAAGPCDIER; translated from the coding sequence ATGACGAGTGCAGCCCTCCGCAGCAGGGCGTGGAAACTGCTGGAGATGGTCACGACGCCGCTGCTGCCGTCGGACTATCTCGACCTGGTCAGCCCGCTGCGTGCGGGCGCTGACCTGCGTGGGCGCATCGAGGCCGTGCACCCCGAGACGGCTGACGCCGCGACGATCGTGATCAGGCCGGGACGGGGCTGGCGCGGCCACACAGCCGGTCAGTACGTGCGGCTCGGGGTCGACGTCGACGGGGTGCGCCTGTGGCGTGCCTACTCCATCACCTCACCGACAAACCGCCAGGACGGCCGCGTCACGATCACCGTGAAGGCGATCCCGGACGGCAGGGTCAGCAACCACCTGGTCCGCAGGGCGAAACCGGGCACGCTGGTCCAGCTCGACCAGCCGACCGGTGACTTCGTGCTGCCGCAGGCCAAGCCCGCCAAGGTGCTCTACCTGACGGCCGGCAGCGGCATCACGCCCGTGATGGGCATGCTCCGCGACATCGAGTTCGACGACGTCGTCATGGTCCACTGCGCACCACAGCCGCAAGACGTGATCTTCCGCAAGGAACTGCACGACCTGGTCGCGGACAAGAAGCTGCGGCTCACCGAGGTGCACACCGACACGGACGGCATGCTCGACATCGCCCGTCTCGACGAACTCGTGCCCGACTGGGCCGAGCGCGAGACCTGGGCCTGCGGGCCTGCGGGCCTGCTCGACGCCGCCGAAGAGCACTGGAGCGAGCACGGCGTACGAGAGCGCCTGCATACCGAACGCTTCCGCCCTGGCATCGTCGTCGCCGGCGACGGCGGCGAGGTCACGTTCAGCGCCACCGGCAAGACCGTCGACGCGGACGGCACCACGCCGTTGCTGGACATCGGCGAGGAGGCCGGCGTGCTCATGCCCTCCGGGTGTCGCATGGGCATCTGCTTCGGCTGCGTCACGCCGCTCAAGGCGGGCGCCGTCCGCGACCTGCGCACCGGCGAGATCACCGAGGCCGAGCCGGGCGTCCTCATCCAGACCTGCGTGTCCGCCGCGGCGGGCCCCTGCGACATCGAACGGTAG
- a CDS encoding TetR/AcrR family transcriptional regulator — MTDPLDTTSDRRPGGRTARIRAQVLDAVRAELAEGGHEGLTMEGVATRAGVHRATVYRRWRDVGGLLVDVIDAAGERDWQPPDTGSLRGDLTALNQEIQESLVVQPSFAIALMAASFHSEQAARAQTQLWTDRYAQCEILVERAIERGELPAQHTDARSLLIAATAPLYHQRVLLRADPDPQLPKRAAEAAVLAAAAGAFSVRREESV, encoded by the coding sequence ATGACAGACCCACTGGACACGACGTCGGACCGCCGTCCGGGCGGTCGCACCGCCCGCATCCGCGCCCAGGTTCTCGATGCGGTGCGCGCCGAACTCGCTGAAGGCGGTCACGAAGGACTCACGATGGAGGGTGTCGCGACGCGGGCCGGAGTGCACCGTGCCACGGTCTACCGGCGTTGGCGCGATGTCGGCGGCCTGCTCGTCGACGTCATCGACGCCGCGGGCGAGAGGGACTGGCAGCCGCCGGACACCGGCTCGCTGCGCGGCGATCTGACGGCCCTCAACCAGGAGATCCAGGAATCCCTGGTCGTACAGCCGTCGTTCGCCATCGCCCTGATGGCCGCCTCGTTCCACTCAGAACAGGCCGCGCGGGCCCAGACGCAGTTGTGGACGGACCGGTACGCCCAGTGCGAGATCCTCGTCGAGCGTGCCATCGAGCGCGGTGAACTCCCCGCACAGCACACGGACGCGCGCAGCCTGCTGATCGCCGCCACGGCGCCGCTCTACCACCAGCGGGTGCTCCTGCGCGCCGACCCGGATCCGCAACTCCCGAAACGGGCAGCGGAGGCGGCAGTCCTGGCGGCTGCCGCGGGTGCCTTCTCCGTCCGTCGGGAAGAGAGCGTGTGA
- a CDS encoding phospholipase D-like domain-containing protein, whose protein sequence is MTLTQDPAESVPKPSRSPGVQTADARVARLRRRLERLIGIAATEGNALTPLRNGDEIFAAMLAGIRGARHTVDMMTFVYWKGEIARDFARALAERARAGVRVRLLLDGFGSRLIERELLDSMEEAGVTVAWFRKPLYLSPLKQNHRCHRKVLVVDEETAFTGGVGIAEEWCGNARNEREWRDTHVEVRGPAVDGIAAAFAQNWAECHDELFDDRDRFVDHRHQGDAIVQVVRGSASFGWQDMQTLVRVMLESAEERFRLATAYFSPDEYFIELLCATAGRGVEVEILLPGPHTDKRVCQLAGQHHYEDLVSCGVKIYQYQPTMMHAKVITVDRVAALVGSTNFNRRSLDHDEEVMLAVLDERFTGILDGHFDEDIAASELIREGRWKKRPVLQRARELAVQPIRRFL, encoded by the coding sequence ATGACCCTGACCCAAGATCCCGCCGAGTCGGTCCCAAAGCCTTCTCGGTCTCCGGGAGTGCAGACCGCCGACGCCCGGGTGGCCAGGCTTCGGCGGCGTTTGGAGCGCCTGATAGGGATCGCGGCGACCGAAGGCAACGCCCTCACCCCGCTGCGCAACGGGGACGAGATCTTCGCCGCGATGCTGGCCGGCATCCGCGGTGCTCGGCACACGGTGGACATGATGACGTTCGTGTACTGGAAGGGCGAGATCGCCCGTGACTTCGCCCGGGCCCTTGCCGAGCGGGCCCGTGCCGGAGTGCGGGTGCGGCTGTTGCTCGACGGTTTCGGGAGCCGCCTGATCGAGCGGGAACTGCTGGACTCCATGGAGGAGGCCGGAGTGACGGTGGCCTGGTTCCGCAAGCCGCTCTACCTCTCCCCGCTCAAGCAGAACCACCGCTGCCACCGCAAGGTCCTCGTCGTCGACGAGGAGACCGCGTTCACCGGCGGGGTCGGGATCGCCGAGGAGTGGTGCGGCAACGCGCGCAACGAGCGTGAATGGCGCGACACGCACGTCGAGGTCCGAGGACCCGCCGTCGACGGGATCGCCGCCGCGTTCGCGCAGAACTGGGCCGAGTGCCACGACGAGCTCTTCGACGATCGTGATCGATTCGTCGACCACCGGCACCAAGGCGACGCCATCGTGCAGGTGGTGCGCGGCTCGGCCAGCTTCGGCTGGCAGGACATGCAGACGTTGGTGCGCGTCATGCTGGAGTCCGCCGAGGAACGCTTCCGCCTCGCGACCGCCTACTTCTCACCGGACGAGTACTTCATCGAGCTGCTGTGCGCGACGGCCGGGCGGGGGGTCGAGGTCGAGATCCTGCTCCCGGGTCCCCACACCGACAAGCGGGTCTGCCAGCTCGCCGGCCAGCACCACTACGAGGACCTCGTCTCCTGCGGGGTGAAGATCTACCAGTACCAGCCGACGATGATGCACGCCAAGGTCATCACCGTCGACCGAGTCGCCGCACTGGTCGGATCGACCAACTTCAATCGCCGCTCCCTCGATCATGACGAAGAGGTCATGCTCGCCGTACTGGACGAGCGATTCACCGGGATACTCGACGGACACTTCGATGAGGACATCGCGGCGAGCGAGCTGATCCGAGAGGGCCGCTGGAAGAAGCGCCCTGTCCTTCAGCGGGCCCGGGAACTGGCAGTGCAGCCCATTCGCCGCTTCTTGTGA